In Hirundo rustica isolate bHirRus1 chromosome 4, bHirRus1.pri.v3, whole genome shotgun sequence, a genomic segment contains:
- the FAM83F gene encoding protein FAM83F, whose protein sequence is MAESQVLLLDELHVNEKVTEAQARFYYSEEQRRALEALVTRGEAAYREALRKEQLRDFLSGRELQDLRGGWRGYDDPRECGKVARGPGGEALSLAYWPECSDTEVPPLDLGWTDKTFYRGISRVSLFTHPRKEESAPHLKEVVREMIQQAQKIIAVVMDVFTDRDIFRDIVDAAYKRWIPVYIILDEEGVKLFLEMCRCLDLSDLQIRNIRIRSVTGVGFYMPSGKIKGTLASRFLMVDGEKVATGSYSFTWTSSHIDRNILLVLTGQHVEMFDIEFRELYAISEEVNLYKELGIANPFPLGIGKPGFHSSTVSRKFINPKYGLVAGATRGDMMLWASWHKQDNRGNMEKEETSESKKRLNQFLNDLVTLEQVFPEIDPPLENLNKLNRSPQKLFSRLHMDLKNKSKSRESIRDIKKEDAQTNAKQGKRFASGLFSRKAKRSPGSSIEANSFASEGHSGEDLGNMKIEYERISIGRASVRSTGGNSGNLNPNFTMNDKNKQSTCVLS, encoded by the exons ATGGCGGAGTCCCAGGTGCTCCTGCTGGACGAGCTGCACGTCAACGAGAAGGTGACTGAGGCCCAGGCCCGCTTCTACTACAGCGAGGAGCAGCGCCGAGCCCTGGAGGCGCTGGTGACCCGCGGCGAGGCCGCGTACCGGGAGGCGctgaggaaggagcagctccgCGATTTCCTCTCCGGCCGGGAGCTGCAGGACCTGCGGGGCGGCTGGCGGGGCTACGATGACCCCCGGGAATGCGGCAAGGTGGCGCGGGGGCCCGGCGGCGAGGCCCTTTCGCTGGCCTACTGGCCCGAGTGCTCGGACACCGAGGTGCCCCCGCTGGACTTGGGCTGGACCGACAAGACCTTCTACCGTGGCATCAGCCGGGTGTCCCTCTTCACGCACCCGCGAAAGGAGGAGAGCGCGCCCCACCTGAAGGAGGTGGTGAGGGAGATGATCCAGCAGGCGCAGAAG ATTATTGCAGTGGTCATGGATGTATTTACGGACCGGGACATCTTCCGCGATATTGTTGACGCAGCATATAAGCGCTGGATCCCAGTCTATATAATCCTAGATGAGGAAGGTGTGAAGCTCTTCCTGGAAATGTGCAGATGCCTTGACCTCAGTGACTTGCAGATCCGG AATATCCGCATACGCTCTGTGACAGGAGTTGGGTTCTACATGCCATCAGGGAAGATCAAAGGCACATTGGCATCCCGATTCCTGATGGTGGACGGTGAAAAGGTGGCCACTGGATCATACAG CTTCACATGGACTTCATCCCACATTGACAGAAACATCCTGCTAGTCTTGACAGGACAGCACGTGGAAATGTTTGACATTGAGTTTCGTGAGCTCTATGCCATCTCAGAGGAAGTTAATTTATACAAGGAACTGGGTATTGCTAACCCATTCCCCCTTGGAATTGGGAAGCCAGGCTTTCATTCCTCCACCGTGTCTCGGAAGTTCATTAACCCAAAGTATGGTTTAGTAGCAGGGGCAACCCGTGGTGATATGATGCTCTGGGCTTCATGGCACAAGCAAGACAATCGGGGAAacatggaaaaggaggaaacaaGTGAGTCAAAGAAACGGTTAAATCAGTTCCTGAACGACTTGGTCACATTGGAGCAAGTGTTCCCAGAAATAGATCCACCTCTGGAGAACTTGAACAAGCTGAATCGGAGCCCCCAGAAACTGTTCTCCCGGCTCCACATggatctgaaaaataaatccaaatccAGAGAATCTATTCGTGacataaagaaagaagatgcaCAGACCAATGCAAAGCAAGGGAAACGGTTTGCCAGTGGGCTTTTCAGTCGCAAGGCCAAGCGGTCTCCAGGCTCAAGCATTGAGGCCAATTCTTTTGCAAGTGAAGGACATTCAGGAGAAGACCTTGGGAACATGAAAATCGAATATGAGAGGATCAGCATTGGCCGTGCTAGTGTTCGGAGCACTGGAGGCAACTCAG GTAACCTGAATCCAAACTTCACTATGAACGATAAAAACAAACAGTCTACCTGTGTGTTATCATGA